The window CGATTTCCTCGAAGATTATCTGGGAATGCGCTCGGAAAGCGTCGACATGTCGGAAGTCGCGGGCCGCATTAACAACAACGTCTTCGATCAGGATGAATACCAGCGCGCTCTCGCGTGGGTGAAAGAAAACTGCCCTGAAGGCAAAGATTGGAACAGCGAAGACAAGAAGCGCACGCGCGAGCAACTCGACAAAGAATGGGAAACGAGCGTCAAAATGGCGATCATCGCGCGCGACCTGATGGTTGGCAATCCGAAGCTGGCCGAACTGGGCTTTGTCGAACAGTCACGCGGCCACAACGCTCTCTGCGCCGGTTTCCAGGGCCAGCGTAACTGGACCGATTACTTCCCCAACGGCGACTTCCTCGAAGCCATCCTCACAACATCGTTCGACTGGAACGGCATCCGCCAGCCGTTTCAGATGGCGACTGAAAACGACCACCTCAACGGCATCTCGATGCTGTTCGGCCATTTGCTGACCGGAACCGCGCAGCTCTTCGCCGACGTGCGCACCTACTGGAGCCCCGAAGCTGTCGAGCGCGCGACCGGGCACAAGCTTTCAGGCGAAGCCGCCGGTGGTTTGCTGCACCTCATCAACTCCGGCCCGGCTGCTCTCGATTGGACAGGCGAAATGGAAGAGAACGGCAAACCCGCGTTGAAGCGTTTCTCCGACATCACCGAAGACGATGCCAACAAGTGCTTGCAGGCAACGAAATGGTGCCCTTCGATTTCCGAATACTTCCCCGGCGGCGGCTGGAGCACCGACTTCACCACGCGCGGCGGAATGCCGGTCACGATGTTCCGCATCAACCTGGTAAAGGGATTGGGACCTGTTCTGCAAATCGCCGAAGGCGTTACCGTCGATTTGCCGGAAAATGTCCACGACACATTGGACGAGCGCACCAACCCGAGCTGGCCGACAACATGGTTCGTACCAAACCTGACCGGCGAAGGACCGTTCGCCGATGTTTACAGCGTGATGAACGCGTGGGGCGCAAACCACGGCGCGATTTCTTACGGTCACATCGGCGCCGACCTGATTTCGCTTGCGTCGATGCTGCGCATTCCAGTCGATATGCACAACGTCGCGGCGGAGCAAGTTTTCCGTCCGTCGTCGTGGACGCGCTTTGGAGCATTGGAGCCGCAAGCCGCCGATTACCGCGCTTGTGAAACCTACGGCCCGCTTTACAAATAGAGCAGGGCAGAAGCAAAAGAAAGAGTACGGTCGAAATCGACCGTACTCTTTTATTTTTGCGCGCGCCATCGCGCGCATAAGTCGTCGGCGGCTTCGGGCCACGACCGGAACTGAAACTCAAAGCCAGCCTCATCCAAACGCTGTGGCACAACGCGGCGACTTTTTAGCACCAGTTCGGTTTCGCTTTGCATGAGCAGCGTGCCGATTTCGAGCATCCATTTCGTGGCAGGCAAGCCAACGGGCATTCCCCACGCGCGGCGCAGTTCGGCCATGAATTCGGCGTTGGGAAGCGGCTTGGGCGAACAAACGTTCACCGCGCCGGACAGGTTGTTCTCCAGAAGAAAATACATCGCGCGCACAAAATCGACTTCGTGAATCCACGAAACGTATTGCTGGCCACTCGCCGCACGCCCGCCCAACCCGCGCCGGACGAGCGAAAGCAGTACATCGAAGACGCCGCCCTTGTCTGCGCTCATCACCATCGCCGAACGTAACGCGACTTTGCGCGTGTGCGGTGTCGCGGCTTCTGTCAGCGCTGCTTCCCACGCTTTCGCAACATCGATGCTAAAGCGCCATGTCTCCGGCACATCTTCTTCGCTGCCACCCAAAATCCCGTCTTCGCCGTTTGGCGCATCCAGTCGATGGGCATAAATAGTTGCTGTGCTGCTTTGCAACCAGACACGCGGCGGCGTTTTCGCGGCGGTAATGGCAGCGCCCAAGATTCGCGTCGATTTTACGCGTGAATTCAAAATGTCGCGGCGGTTTTCGGCGTTATAGCGGCAGTTCACACTGCGCCCCGCGAGATTAATCACGGCATCAGCGCCATCTATTTCGCGTTCCCAGTCGCCGAGGGTCTCGGCATCCCAGAACACGGTGCGCCACAAAATGCTTTGCTTGCCACGACTGAGGACAACAACTTCGTGTCCATCGGCCGTGAACGCCCGCGCCAGAATTTGACCGATCTGTCCGCTTCCGCCTGCCAGGACAATTTTCATGACCGAAATGTTATCGCTTTTCCAGAAAACGCGGCCATACTCGGCGTATGACAGAATCTTCCGAAACCGAAGCACGTCAGGGATTCTTGCAGCGTCGCATTCTGCTGATTGGTTTTATTGTGGGTCTGGTTTTAAGCGGTGTGACAGCGTTTCCCCTCGTGTGGGAATTGAACCTTCTGGCCCGGTGGCTCGGAGCGCCGCCCGACGCCGTGCCGGAAAGTTACACTGGCCTTGTTCACTGGATCGTAAAAGTTCGCAACGGTTTGCGCGCGACCGACGCGGCTTATCCCTTTATTGCCTACGGAACCGATTGGCTCGCGTTCGCGCATCTGACGATTGCAGTTGCGTTTCTCGGCCCGCTGCGCGATCCGGTTCGCAACGTTTGGGTCTTGACGTTCGGCCTTATCGCGTGCGCCGGCATTATTCCACTCGCGCTGATTTGCGGCCCGCTGCGTGGCATCCCCTTCTACTGGCAACTCATCGATTGCTCGTTCGGTATCGTCGGCTGCATTCCGCTTCTGATTTGCCGTCGCGATGCGAAAGAATTGGAAGCACTGCAAACTGCGTAAGAAGTACAGTCGATTTCGTCGGTACTCTCAGTTCACCGGAAAACCATACATTCGTCCGGCAATTTTCCTTTGCTGAATACGATGCGGCTTAATCCATTTGACGTGCCCGTCGGCAAAAGCGTAATTCGCACCTTTGAGATGCCGAAGCTTGGCTTCCTGCGTCACGACACCAACAGCGCCTTCTGCATTCTGACCGATACAACGGGAGAAATCTGTACAAGCATAGTCGTTCGATGCCGCTTCGCCTTCGCCCAATAGAATTGTTTGCGCTGGAAATTTCAAATTCGAATCCGGCAAATTCGACAGGCGCGAATTGAAATAGTAATCGGTGTGGCTGGGCGAACCAAAGTCGAAGTCGTTTTGCGTTTCTTCGAGGGAGCAATTAAAGATGGCGGTGTCTTTGATATACGGTCCCAATCGCCACGCCCAACCTTCCTCACGTCCTGTGTTTCTTACCACTCGTTGTGGGAAATGTTGCTCGGCATCTTGTTGATATTGCTTCAGTGCCAGATCAAGATTCTTCAAGTGGCTCTGACAAGCGGCACGTTGGCCGTTATGTCGTGACCGATGGGGAGGCGTAAAAAGCGCCATGCCGATAGTAGCCAATATGAGTGTTACGAGAATAAGAAGAAGCAATTCAAGCAACGTGTAACCGCGACGCATCGGGCAGCTCCAAATGCAAAAAGAGTACGGTCGAAATCGACCGTACTCTTCAGGTTACGCGCTTTTCGGCGTCTTATTTCTTTTTCTTGTTCTTGCCGCCCTTTTGCGGAGGCGTGAGTGACTCGCGCTTTTCGGCCAGCTTGCCGTCTTCGGCACGAATCGCTTCGGTTGCAACAGCGCTGACAAAAGGCTTATCGTGCGACACGAGAATAACGGTGCCTTCAAACTTTTCCAACGCTCCCTGCAAAACTTCACGAGCAAGCGGGTCAAGGTGGTTCGTCGGTTCGTCGAGAAGCAAAATATTCGACGGGCGCATCAAAAACTTAGCGAGCGCGACGCGGCTGCGTTCGCCACCCGACAAGACTTTGACTTGCTTGAAAACATCTTCGCCACGCACACCCAAACGACCGAGATAACCGCGCGCCACGTTTTCGGGCTGCAATTCCAAACCGTAAAGCACTTCTTCCAGAACGGTGCGGTTTAAGTCAAGCGCTTCAGCCTGATGCTGCGCGAAGTAACCGATGAGAGCCTGACGGCCTTCTTCGCGCACGCCGCCTTCGTCGGGTGTTTCGACGCCAGCCAGAATACGAAGCAGTGTCGATTTTCCGGCACCGTTGGGGCCGACAATCGCCAGTCGTTCGCCGCGCGTGATTTTCAGGTTCACGTCGTGCAAAACGGTGTTGTCGCCATAGGTTTTCTTGACATTCTTCAAGCGCAGCACGTCGATAGCGCTTTTGGGCGCTTCGGGGAACTGCAAAATCATCGTCTTTTCTTTGACGCGGGGCGCTTCGATGATTTCGATTTTCGCAAGCTGCTTTTCGCGCGACTTCACCTGCGTTGCTTTGGTGTTTTTCGCGCCGAAGCGGTTGATGAACTCCTGCTGGCGGTCGAGTTCGCGCTGCTGGCGTTCGTAAGCGTTGATCTGGGCTTCGCGCTCCTGCTCTTTGACTTGCAGGAAGTTTTCGTAGTTGCCGGTGTATTCGCGCAGCTTGTAATCTTCGAGTTCCACGATGCTGTTGCACACCGCGTTCAAAAACTTTGGCTCGTGCGAAATCATAAAGACAGCGCCCGGATAGGTTTCGAGATAATCCTGAAGCCATTTGCGCGCGCGGTCATCGAGGTGGTTTGTCGGTTCGTCCAGCAAAAGCAAATCGGGTTCGCGCAAGAGCAATTTCGCCATCGCGATGCGCATCTGCCAGCCGCCCGAGAAGGTATCCGTAAGGCGGTCGAGCGCGTCGTCTTCAAAGCCCAAGCCTTTCAGAACGCGCCCGATGCGCGCTTCCATGGTGTGCTCTTCCTGCATTTCGAGCGTGGTTTGCGCGGCGGAAAGCTGACGCAGCGCTTCGCGGCCTTCAAAGGAATCGGCGTCGTGGTGCGCCAATTTGTGCGTGAGCGCTTCGATGTCTTCCTGCGCGGCGTTGGCTTCTTTAAAAGCCGAGAGCATTTCTTCGCGCACCGTCACGCCGAGCTGGCACTGCGATTCTTGCGACAGCATATCGCGCGAAATGTGGTCGTCGAAGCGGACGCGGCCTGCATCGGGTTCTTCTTGGCCGACAATCATGCGGAAAAGTGTGGTCTTGCCGGTGCCGTTTGGCCCGACGAGGCCGCAGCGGTCGCCCCAACCGATAAAGAGATCGGCGGCGTCGAGGATTTTTTGCGGCCCGTATTGTTTAGAAACGTTTTCAATATTCAACATAGCGCAAGCAGTCTAGCAAATGCAGAGTACGGTCGAATCCGACCGTACTCTTTCGCATAATTGTCCTATGAAAAATCTCCTGACTGATTCGCTCACGCAGAGCGATATTATGGCTGTGCTGCAGGCGCAACCACGGACGCCCCTTTTGCCGCCATCAGGAGATAAACGATGGAGTGAGGCGTTTGCCAAAGCACCCGCGCAGAGCTGGATGGAAACGATATGCCAGGCCGCCATGCGCGACCGCAGCACGCCGGCGCCTGAACTCACTGATGAGTTGTACCGCGATTTTCAAATCACCGGCTTACGCAAACCGTTTGAAATTCGATATTTCGCGCGCCGTCGCCGTCTGGCGCGCGCCGCGATGTGTGCCTTACAAGACGCCAGTGCAGAGAACCTCGCAGCGCTGGAAGCGGAAATGCGCGAAGTATTTGGCGAAGAATCGTGGACGCTTCCCGCGCACACGAAAGATGCAACGGGCCGTGATCCGATGAACATCGACTTGTTTGCCGCCGAGAGCGCCAATCTTTTCGCCGAACTTGTCACGCTTTTTGGCGCGGTTTTACCCGCCGATTTCGTCGCGCAAATTCGCAGGCGGTTGCGCACGCAGAGTTTTGAAAACTATCTGGACGCCGACTGGCACTGGACGCGTTCGCTTCTCAACTGGAATGCGGTTTGTCATCAGGGTGTGCTTGGAGCGGCACTCGCGATTGAAGATGATGTCGAGCTTGTGGCCCAGATGCTGATGAAAGCCCGCGCTCATCTGCCGCTTTTTTTGCAAGGCTTCACCGCTGATGGCGGAACATCCGAAGGGCCGGGCTACTGGGTTTACGGTTTCGGCTGGTTTTGCGAATTGAACCGGCAGCTCGAAACGCGCACTGGTAGCGAACTCTCGCTGGTTGAGGGCGAGCAGGGCATTGATGAGCATGTGCGACACATCGCGCGCTTCGGGCCGCAGTTGGTCTTGAGTAATGGGAAGTTAGTCAACTTTTCTGACGGCGTCGGTGAAGGAACTCTGCGCCCGCCGTTGCTGGCTTATCTCGGCGCGCGTTTCGATGATGACTTATGCCGCGCTGCCACCGCAAATGCCTATCATACGTTTTCCGCTGAGCCGTTCGATGTGCATTCTCCGCGCTGCGATTTATTTTTCCTGACCCAACTGTTTTTGCGCTGTCCGAGCGAAATCGGTCGGGCCGATACGGTGCCGGCAGACAGCTTTTTTCCCGACCTGGGCGTTCTCGTGGCGCATGGCCGCGATGTGCGTGGACGTCTATGGGAATTCGCCGCCAAAGCCGGGCATAACAGCGAACATCACAACCACAACGATTGCGGCAGTTTTTTGCTCAACCTCGACGGGCAACGATTGCTGCTCGAAATTGGCGCGCCGGAATATGTCAAAGAATTCTTTAGTCCTGCGCGCTATGAGTTTCTCGCGGCACGTTCGCGCGGTCATTCGGTGCCGCTTGTGAACGGGTGCGAACAATTGGCGGGCGAAAAATACGCGGCCAAAATACTCGAATGCACAACCGATGCGCACCGCTCTCACTTCGTAGTGGACATCACAGCGTGTTATGACGCGGAAGCCGGTCTGACGCGGGCGGTGCGCACATTTGAACTGGACAAAGCGCGCGGAGAACTGCGCGTCGGCGATGAGGTGGAATTGACAAAAACACAAAGCGTTGAGAGCGCTTTGATTGCTGTCAACGCAACCCGCGAAGGAAACGCGGTGCGTGTTGTACACGACGGCGTATCGCTTCTGATTACGCCCGAAGATGGAACCGAGGTCGGCGGCATCGAGACATGCGATTATCGCACGCATGGCGGCAGCGAGGCGCAGGTCGTGCGCATCAGATTTCAGCCGCGCCTGATGGCGTTATCGTGTCGCATTGGTTACAGCGTGACGGCCGGGTGAAAAAGAAAAGTACGGTCGAATTCGACCGTACTTCAGAATTACGTCTTGCACACGCGACGGAAGGCTGATAATATTTCCGAAGCACGACGCATTTGTGCAATTTCCCCGATAGCTCAACGGTGGAGCATCCGACTGTTAATCGGAGGGTTACTGGTTCGAATCCAGTTCGGGGAGCCAAATCGCAAGGCAGTTTCGAACCAGTGGCTTTCTGAGCCACTGGTTTTTGCATTTCTGTGCAGCGAAAAGGGCGGCAGCGCCGGACTTTTATAGAAAGACCCGATTTATGCCTGGCACCCGGGCATGAAGGAACGCAATTTTGCGCCGAGTTAAATGAAGTTGCAATACACGGCGCACAATGGGCATCATCGGTGGCATGATTTTGTGGGACAGAGGTTACGCCAAGCTCGACGGAATGATCTTTCGCGGTGGAGCCCTGCGCGCCAACAACAGCGACACACTGGCGTGGATCGCGGGCGCTGCCCGGACCAATGACGTGGTGACCTTCACCACGAAAAATCATTACTCATTGCGCTGACGGTAACACTGAACAACAAAGCGATTGAGACAGGCGAAAAGAGCGGCAATCTGAATGTCTTCGCTCCCGAAGGCAAGCCATCGTGATGCGGCGCGCTCTCGGATACAACATCTCACCTTAAAATGGTACCGCAAGTTCTTCAGGACTCGTGATTGGCCGCAACGCACTCAAAAGCGGAGCGAGATTGCCCGGCGATTGGAAGACTCTCTCAGCAACGGTGTCCGCGTTCTGCTTTCAGGTCAGGGCCCGCACTGGCTGCGTGAAAACCTCGGCGCGTGCGTCTGGTATTATCGGTCGCGCCGTTTGTTCAAGGTAGGAAACAACACCGCGACAGGTGGACTGGACGAAACAGATCTGCGCGACTGGCGTGGACACAGGACTTTGCCCAAGCCTTGACCTGCTTTCCTCAACGACAAAGGCAGCAGTGTGTAACTTGCCAAGACGGCCTATCCGTTTCAAACGCTCGCGCCAGACCCCCGCGTTGACGCAAGTCTTGGCTAACCTACCTAGGCGCAATCATTTGAAATGGACGCGCGCATTTTTATTCCGCGTTTCGATGCCGCCCCTTCGCCGGACAAAGGCCCACAGGACAAAGGAATCAACGAGGAAGTTAAAGGCGCGGTTGCCGCAGACTTCGATAACTCTAAATGGCAGGTCGCAGAAGCGCCACGTGGCATGGGATCCTACGGGATAAATTTGGCGGCGTTGGCTTTGCTTCCGGCGACGAAAAAAAGCTACAACTCAAATCGCCAAAAGTCTGGGGGAAACCGGCTAACGTGTAACCATCCAATTATTGTGTAGACTCTGAAACCGGCGACGAGCCTTACTGCTATTACAGCTGGTAACGCGTTCGTCTATACGACGCTTTGCTTTGGAAGTACGGTCGGATTCGACCGTACTTTCCAACCATACTTATAGAAAACATAGAACATGAAACCAATTTCAACTTTATTAGTGACTGGGGCCAATAACCACGATTGGCAACGAACCGCGCCTTATTTGCAAGGGCTGCTCACAGATTCGGGCCGTTTTTCTGTCACTCTCGCGACCGACGCTTCCCTCGCTTTGGAAGGTGACTTGAACGGCTATGACTTATTCCTGTTGGATTACAATGGCGACTCGTGGAGTGAAAAGGCACAGAACAATTTCTTGGAGGCCGTTCGCAACGGCGCTGGAGTTGTGATTTTTCATGCCGCCAATAACTCGTTCGAGGGTTGGACAGAATATGAAAAGCTCGTTGGGCTGCTGTGGCGCGAAGGCACGGGGCACGGCCAGTTCCACACCTTTAATGTCGATATCAGCAATAGCGCACATCCGATAACACAGGGCGTTACCAACTTCGAGACAGAAGATGAGCTTTATCATCGCCTGGTGCCGATGCATGGTACAGAGGTTGAGATTTTGGCGACCGCTTATTCCGACCCAGAGCAGGGTGGCACCGGCGATCATGAACCCGTGTTGATGACTACTCAGTATGGGGCAGGCCGTGTTTTTCATACGGCTCTGGGGCATGTATGGGAAGGCGATCCGAATTGCGGATACCGAGGTTGTACGATGGTTGCACTGGAGAACAAAGGTTTTCAAACGACACTTCTCCGAGGCAGTGAGTGGGCTGCAACCGGAATAGTACAATGACCGAGCTTACGCACGACAAATGGATTATAGGGGCATGGGTGTCCGCTGACGGGCAGGATGCCATGCTCCTATAATTCCGCGTATTTTACGTAAGTCCAAAATGATTGAATCAGGCGACTTTGCGGGTTACTTCGAGTGCTGCGCTTCAACCAATTATGTGATTGCGTATTGATACACGTCTGATGTGGCCTAG is drawn from Abditibacteriaceae bacterium and contains these coding sequences:
- a CDS encoding H-X9-DG-CTERM domain-containing protein; translation: MKNLDLALKQYQQDAEQHFPQRVVRNTGREEGWAWRLGPYIKDTAIFNCSLEETQNDFDFGSPSHTDYYFNSRLSNLPDSNLKFPAQTILLGEGEAASNDYACTDFSRCIGQNAEGAVGVVTQEAKLRHLKGANYAFADGHVKWIKPHRIQQRKIAGRMYGFPVN
- a CDS encoding heparinase II/III family protein — encoded protein: MKNLLTDSLTQSDIMAVLQAQPRTPLLPPSGDKRWSEAFAKAPAQSWMETICQAAMRDRSTPAPELTDELYRDFQITGLRKPFEIRYFARRRRLARAAMCALQDASAENLAALEAEMREVFGEESWTLPAHTKDATGRDPMNIDLFAAESANLFAELVTLFGAVLPADFVAQIRRRLRTQSFENYLDADWHWTRSLLNWNAVCHQGVLGAALAIEDDVELVAQMLMKARAHLPLFLQGFTADGGTSEGPGYWVYGFGWFCELNRQLETRTGSELSLVEGEQGIDEHVRHIARFGPQLVLSNGKLVNFSDGVGEGTLRPPLLAYLGARFDDDLCRAATANAYHTFSAEPFDVHSPRCDLFFLTQLFLRCPSEIGRADTVPADSFFPDLGVLVAHGRDVRGRLWEFAAKAGHNSEHHNHNDCGSFLLNLDGQRLLLEIGAPEYVKEFFSPARYEFLAARSRGHSVPLVNGCEQLAGEKYAAKILECTTDAHRSHFVVDITACYDAEAGLTRAVRTFELDKARGELRVGDEVELTKTQSVESALIAVNATREGNAVRVVHDGVSLLITPEDGTEVGGIETCDYRTHGGSEAQVVRIRFQPRLMALSCRIGYSVTAG
- a CDS encoding L-fucose isomerase, which codes for MKTQEAKNRLRGALPKIGIRPTIDGRYGGVRESLEDQVMNMAKDVAAFISANVHHASGEAVEVVIADSCIGGVAEAADCEAKFARENVGVSLTVTPAWCYGSETMDMNALRPKAVWGFNGTERPGAVYLAAVLAGHSQKGLPAFGIYGRDVQDAGDQIPDDVGEKMLRFARAGLAVATMRGTSYLGIGGTSMGIAGSQVNHDFLEDYLGMRSESVDMSEVAGRINNNVFDQDEYQRALAWVKENCPEGKDWNSEDKKRTREQLDKEWETSVKMAIIARDLMVGNPKLAELGFVEQSRGHNALCAGFQGQRNWTDYFPNGDFLEAILTTSFDWNGIRQPFQMATENDHLNGISMLFGHLLTGTAQLFADVRTYWSPEAVERATGHKLSGEAAGGLLHLINSGPAALDWTGEMEENGKPALKRFSDITEDDANKCLQATKWCPSISEYFPGGGWSTDFTTRGGMPVTMFRINLVKGLGPVLQIAEGVTVDLPENVHDTLDERTNPSWPTTWFVPNLTGEGPFADVYSVMNAWGANHGAISYGHIGADLISLASMLRIPVDMHNVAAEQVFRPSSWTRFGALEPQAADYRACETYGPLYK
- a CDS encoding ThuA domain-containing protein, translating into MKPISTLLVTGANNHDWQRTAPYLQGLLTDSGRFSVTLATDASLALEGDLNGYDLFLLDYNGDSWSEKAQNNFLEAVRNGAGVVIFHAANNSFEGWTEYEKLVGLLWREGTGHGQFHTFNVDISNSAHPITQGVTNFETEDELYHRLVPMHGTEVEILATAYSDPEQGGTGDHEPVLMTTQYGAGRVFHTALGHVWEGDPNCGYRGCTMVALENKGFQTTLLRGSEWAATGIVQ
- a CDS encoding ABC-F family ATP-binding cassette domain-containing protein; translation: MLNIENVSKQYGPQKILDAADLFIGWGDRCGLVGPNGTGKTTLFRMIVGQEEPDAGRVRFDDHISRDMLSQESQCQLGVTVREEMLSAFKEANAAQEDIEALTHKLAHHDADSFEGREALRQLSAAQTTLEMQEEHTMEARIGRVLKGLGFEDDALDRLTDTFSGGWQMRIAMAKLLLREPDLLLLDEPTNHLDDRARKWLQDYLETYPGAVFMISHEPKFLNAVCNSIVELEDYKLREYTGNYENFLQVKEQEREAQINAYERQQRELDRQQEFINRFGAKNTKATQVKSREKQLAKIEIIEAPRVKEKTMILQFPEAPKSAIDVLRLKNVKKTYGDNTVLHDVNLKITRGERLAIVGPNGAGKSTLLRILAGVETPDEGGVREEGRQALIGYFAQHQAEALDLNRTVLEEVLYGLELQPENVARGYLGRLGVRGEDVFKQVKVLSGGERSRVALAKFLMRPSNILLLDEPTNHLDPLAREVLQGALEKFEGTVILVSHDKPFVSAVATEAIRAEDGKLAEKRESLTPPQKGGKNKKKK
- a CDS encoding TIGR01777 family oxidoreductase yields the protein MKIVLAGGSGQIGQILARAFTADGHEVVVLSRGKQSILWRTVFWDAETLGDWEREIDGADAVINLAGRSVNCRYNAENRRDILNSRVKSTRILGAAITAAKTPPRVWLQSSTATIYAHRLDAPNGEDGILGGSEEDVPETWRFSIDVAKAWEAALTEAATPHTRKVALRSAMVMSADKGGVFDVLLSLVRRGLGGRAASGQQYVSWIHEVDFVRAMYFLLENNLSGAVNVCSPKPLPNAEFMAELRRAWGMPVGLPATKWMLEIGTLLMQSETELVLKSRRVVPQRLDEAGFEFQFRSWPEAADDLCARWRAQK